The Mycolicibacterium hassiacum DSM 44199 genome includes a window with the following:
- a CDS encoding ribonuclease J, producing MNGELTPPGPLAPGGLRITALGGISEIGRNMTVFEHQGRLLIVDCGVLFPTHDEPGVDLILPDFRLIEDRLDDIEALVLTHAHEDHIGAIPFLLKLRPDIPILGSKFTLALVAEKCREHRIKPVIQEVAAGQSSTHGPFECEYFHVNHSIPGCLAIAIHTRAGTVLHTGDIKLDQLPLDDKPTDLPGLSRLGDAGVDLLLCDSTNSEIPGVGPSESEVGPTLHRLIRGAEGRVIVACFASNVDRVQQIIDAAVSLGRRVAFVGRSMVRNMGIARDLGYLRVEDKDLLDIGAAEMMPPDQVVLITTGTQGEPMSALSRMSRGEHRSITLTSGDLVILSASLIPGNEEAVYGVIDALAKIGARVVTNQQVRVHVSGHAYAGELLFLYNAVRPRNVMPVHGTWRMLRANAALAQRTGVAPDRIVLAENGVSVDLVDGRASIAGAVSTGKMFVDGLITGDVGESTLGERLILSSGFVAVTVVVHRGTGRAAGPPVLFSRGFSEDPKALEPVARKVERELENLAANNVTEVTRIAQAVRRVVGKWVGETYRRQPMIVPTVIEI from the coding sequence GTGAACGGAGAGCTCACCCCACCGGGGCCCCTGGCCCCGGGCGGACTGCGGATCACCGCGCTGGGCGGCATCAGCGAAATCGGTCGCAACATGACCGTTTTCGAGCATCAGGGCCGGCTGCTGATCGTCGACTGCGGGGTGTTGTTCCCGACCCACGACGAACCGGGCGTGGACCTGATCCTGCCGGATTTCCGGCTCATCGAGGACCGGCTCGACGACATCGAGGCGCTGGTGCTCACCCACGCCCACGAGGACCACATCGGTGCCATCCCGTTCCTGCTCAAGCTGCGTCCCGACATCCCGATCCTCGGGTCGAAGTTCACCCTGGCCCTGGTCGCCGAGAAGTGCCGGGAACACCGCATCAAGCCGGTGATCCAGGAGGTCGCAGCGGGGCAGAGCAGCACGCACGGGCCGTTCGAGTGCGAGTACTTCCACGTCAACCACTCGATCCCGGGCTGTCTGGCGATCGCCATCCACACCCGCGCGGGCACGGTCCTGCACACCGGCGACATCAAGCTCGATCAGTTGCCGCTCGACGACAAACCCACCGATCTGCCGGGCCTGTCGCGGCTCGGCGACGCCGGGGTCGACCTGCTGCTGTGCGACTCGACGAACTCCGAGATCCCCGGCGTCGGCCCGTCCGAGAGCGAGGTCGGTCCCACGCTGCACCGGCTCATCCGCGGCGCCGAGGGCCGTGTCATCGTGGCCTGCTTCGCCTCCAACGTCGACCGGGTGCAGCAGATCATCGACGCCGCGGTCTCGCTGGGCCGGCGGGTGGCCTTCGTCGGGCGCTCCATGGTGCGCAACATGGGCATCGCCCGCGACCTGGGCTATCTGCGCGTCGAGGACAAGGACCTGCTCGACATCGGCGCGGCCGAGATGATGCCGCCGGACCAGGTGGTGCTCATCACCACCGGCACCCAGGGGGAGCCGATGTCGGCGCTGTCACGGATGTCGCGTGGTGAGCACCGCAGCATCACGCTGACCTCCGGGGACCTGGTCATCCTGTCGGCGTCGCTGATCCCGGGCAACGAGGAGGCGGTCTACGGGGTGATCGACGCGCTCGCCAAGATCGGTGCCCGGGTGGTGACCAATCAGCAGGTGCGGGTGCATGTCTCGGGGCACGCCTACGCCGGCGAGCTGCTGTTCCTGTACAACGCGGTGCGGCCGCGCAACGTCATGCCGGTGCACGGCACCTGGCGGATGCTGCGCGCCAACGCCGCCCTGGCGCAGCGCACCGGGGTGGCGCCGGACCGGATCGTGCTGGCCGAGAACGGGGTCAGCGTGGACCTGGTCGACGGGCGGGCGTCGATCGCCGGGGCGGTGTCGACCGGCAAGATGTTCGTCGACGGCCTGATCACCGGCGACGTCGGCGAGTCGACGCTGGGGGAGCGGCTGATCCTGTCGTCGGGCTTCGTCGCGGTGACGGTGGTCGTGCACCGCGGCACCGGACGCGCGGCCGGTCCGCCGGTGCTGTTCTCCCGCGGGTTCTCCGAGGACCCCAAGGCGCTGGAACCGGTCGCCCGCAAGGTCGAGCGCGAACTGGAGAACCTGGCCGCCAACAACGTCACCGAGGTCACCCGCATCGCCCAGGCGGTGCGGCGGGTGGTCGGCAAATGGGTCGGCGAAACCTATCGCCGCCAGCCGATGATCGTGCCCACCGTGATCGAGATCTGA
- the dapA gene encoding 4-hydroxy-tetrahydrodipicolinate synthase, translating to MVTPFSSDGALDTTAAARLATRLVDAGCDGLVVSGTTGESPTTTDEEKIALLRAVLEAVGDRARIIAGVGTYDTAHTVHSAKAAAAEGAHGLLVVTPYYSRPSQAGLLAHFTAVADATDLPVVLYDIPPRSVIPIEWDTLRKLAQHPNIVAVKDAKGDLHGGGQMIAETGLAYYSGDDALNLPWLAMGAVGFISVWGHVAAPQLRELLSAFNSGDVARARKINQTLSPLAAAQSRLGGVTMAKAGLRLLGFDAGDPRLPQLPATPEQVEALAADMRAAAVLR from the coding sequence ATGGTGACGCCTTTCAGTTCCGACGGTGCCCTCGACACCACCGCCGCCGCCCGCCTGGCCACCCGCCTGGTCGACGCCGGCTGCGACGGGTTGGTGGTCTCCGGCACCACCGGTGAATCGCCGACGACCACCGACGAGGAGAAGATCGCGCTGCTGCGCGCGGTGCTCGAGGCGGTCGGCGATCGCGCCCGGATCATCGCGGGCGTCGGCACCTACGACACCGCCCACACCGTCCACAGCGCCAAGGCCGCCGCTGCCGAGGGGGCGCACGGTCTGCTGGTGGTGACCCCCTACTACTCGCGCCCGTCGCAGGCCGGGCTGCTGGCGCACTTCACCGCGGTCGCCGACGCCACCGACCTACCCGTGGTGCTCTACGACATCCCGCCCCGGTCGGTCATCCCGATCGAATGGGACACGCTGCGCAAGCTCGCGCAGCACCCCAACATCGTCGCGGTCAAGGACGCCAAGGGCGACCTGCACGGCGGCGGGCAGATGATCGCCGAGACCGGGCTGGCGTACTACTCCGGCGACGACGCGCTGAACCTGCCGTGGCTGGCGATGGGGGCGGTGGGCTTCATCAGCGTATGGGGCCATGTCGCCGCGCCGCAGCTGCGGGAGCTGTTGTCGGCGTTCAACTCCGGTGACGTCGCGCGGGCCCGCAAGATCAACCAGACGTTGAGCCCGCTGGCCGCGGCGCAGTCCCGGCTGGGCGGGGTGACGATGGCCAAGGCCGGTCTGCGGCTGCTGGGTTTCGACGCCGGTGACCCGCGGCTGCCGCAGTTGCCGGCCACTCCCGAACAGGTCGAGGCGTTGGCGGCCGACATGCGGGCCGCCGCGGTGCTGCGGTAG
- the thyX gene encoding FAD-dependent thymidylate synthase has translation MAETAPLRVQLIAKTEFLAPPDVPWSTDADGGQALVEFAGRACYESWDKPNPRTATNASYIRHIIDVGHLSVLEHASVSFYITGVSRSCTHELVRHRHFSYSQLSQRFVPEPDARVVVPPGLEDDPEAQEILKAAADAGHEAYRRLLDRLEAKLADQPNAVLRRKQARQAARAVLPNATETRIVVTGNYRAWRHFIATRASEQADIEIRRLAIACLRRLIDVAPHVFSDFQIATLADGTEVATSPLATEA, from the coding sequence GTGGCCGAGACCGCGCCGCTTCGTGTGCAGCTGATCGCCAAGACCGAGTTCCTGGCGCCGCCGGACGTGCCGTGGAGCACCGACGCCGACGGCGGTCAGGCGCTGGTGGAGTTCGCCGGCCGCGCCTGCTACGAGAGCTGGGACAAACCCAACCCGCGCACCGCCACCAACGCCTCCTACATCCGCCACATCATCGACGTCGGACACCTGTCGGTGCTCGAGCACGCGTCGGTGTCGTTCTACATCACCGGGGTCTCCCGCTCGTGCACCCACGAGCTGGTCCGCCACCGGCATTTCTCCTATTCGCAGCTGTCGCAGCGGTTCGTCCCCGAGCCCGACGCGCGGGTGGTGGTGCCGCCGGGCCTGGAGGACGACCCCGAGGCCCAGGAAATCCTCAAGGCCGCCGCCGACGCCGGCCACGAGGCCTACCGGCGGCTGCTGGACCGGCTGGAGGCCAAGCTGGCCGACCAGCCCAACGCCGTGCTGCGCCGCAAACAGGCGCGCCAGGCCGCCCGGGCGGTGCTGCCCAACGCCACCGAGACCCGGATCGTGGTCACCGGCAACTACCGGGCCTGGCGCCACTTCATCGCCACCCGGGCCAGCGAGCAGGCCGATATCGAGATCCGCCGGCTGGCCATCGCCTGCCTGCGCCGGCTCATCGACGTGGCCCCGCACGTGTTCTCCGACTTCCAGATCGCCACCCTGGCGGACGGCACCGAAGTGGCAACCAGCCCGCTGGCCACCGAAGCCTGA
- a CDS encoding SDR family NAD(P)-dependent oxidoreductase: protein MDTPPDRWRNTVALNLDSAYLCMRAALPHLAEAPGAAIVNISSAAGVLGVKGGAAYASAKAGLQMLTRVAAAEWGPKDVRCNAIAVGSVATEGALRSWARFGATAESMGREVPLRRVGRPDDIAYGVLFLVSPMSAWITGQTLAIDGGPRIPAALDDDML from the coding sequence ATGGACACACCGCCGGATCGCTGGCGCAATACCGTTGCGCTGAACCTCGATTCGGCCTATCTGTGCATGCGCGCGGCTCTCCCGCATCTTGCCGAGGCGCCGGGCGCGGCGATCGTCAACATCTCCTCGGCCGCCGGTGTGCTCGGGGTGAAGGGAGGAGCGGCGTACGCATCGGCCAAGGCCGGTCTGCAGATGCTCACCCGGGTGGCCGCGGCCGAATGGGGGCCGAAAGATGTGCGGTGCAATGCGATTGCGGTCGGCAGCGTGGCCACCGAGGGAGCGTTGCGGTCGTGGGCGCGGTTCGGCGCCACCGCGGAGTCGATGGGACGGGAGGTCCCGCTGCGCCGGGTGGGCCGGCCCGACGACATCGCTTACGGGGTGTTGTTCCTGGTGAGCCCGATGAGTGCGTGGATCACCGGTCAGACATTGGCCATCGACGGTGGTCCCCGCATCCCCGCCGCCCTCGACGACGACATGCTGTGA
- a CDS encoding winged helix-turn-helix domain-containing protein, producing the protein MARLTSAQARRIAVAAQGFTQPRPHGRITRAHLRRLIERIQVLQLDSVSVAVRAHYAPVFSRLGPYDREVLDRAAWDHSRRAPRLLVEYWAHEAALMAVEDWPLLRWRMREYTHGRWGTHIVKKNPGLVDAVIAAVTEIGPATAGQIEEYLGTRTRRTKGAWWNRSDTKWVTEALFASGVFTTATRIGFARHYDLTERALPPEVVARQVDDEQAIRELLLRSAGALGVATEADLRDYFRLSAARAKPAIAALVAAGELEPVEVEGWDAPAYLRAGQQIPRQDRGTALLCPFDPLIFFRPRVQRLFDFVYRLEIYTPASRRRFGYYVWPFLLDGRLVARVDLKRTDSALHVVGAFVEPEQQPTWVAAALAEQLRSMATWLGVGRVTVGERGDLVDVLRTVV; encoded by the coding sequence GTGGCCAGGCTGACGTCGGCACAGGCCCGGCGTATCGCGGTGGCTGCACAGGGTTTCACCCAGCCGAGACCGCACGGCCGGATCACCCGGGCACACCTGCGCCGGCTGATCGAACGCATCCAGGTGCTGCAACTGGACTCGGTCTCGGTCGCGGTGCGGGCGCACTACGCGCCGGTGTTCAGCCGGCTCGGGCCCTACGACCGTGAGGTGCTCGACCGGGCCGCCTGGGACCACAGCCGGCGCGCACCCCGGCTGCTGGTCGAGTACTGGGCGCACGAGGCGGCGCTGATGGCCGTCGAGGACTGGCCGCTGCTGCGCTGGCGGATGCGGGAGTACACCCACGGCCGGTGGGGGACGCACATCGTCAAGAAGAACCCCGGTCTCGTCGACGCGGTGATCGCCGCGGTGACCGAGATCGGCCCGGCGACCGCGGGGCAGATCGAGGAGTATCTGGGCACCCGGACGCGGCGCACCAAGGGCGCCTGGTGGAACCGCAGCGACACCAAGTGGGTGACCGAGGCGCTGTTCGCCTCCGGGGTGTTCACGACCGCGACCCGGATCGGCTTCGCCCGCCACTACGACCTCACCGAACGCGCGCTGCCGCCGGAGGTGGTGGCGCGGCAGGTCGACGACGAGCAGGCGATCCGCGAACTGCTCCTGCGTTCGGCCGGCGCGCTCGGAGTGGCGACCGAAGCCGATCTGCGCGACTACTTCCGGCTGTCGGCCGCGCGGGCCAAGCCGGCGATTGCTGCGCTGGTGGCCGCCGGCGAGCTGGAACCGGTCGAGGTCGAGGGCTGGGATGCACCCGCGTATCTGCGTGCCGGACAACAGATTCCGCGACAGGATCGGGGCACCGCGTTGCTGTGCCCGTTCGACCCGCTGATCTTCTTCCGGCCCCGGGTGCAGCGGCTGTTCGACTTCGTCTACCGCCTGGAGATCTACACCCCGGCGTCCCGGCGCCGGTTCGGCTACTACGTGTGGCCGTTTCTGCTCGACGGCCGGCTGGTGGCCCGCGTGGACCTCAAACGCACCGATTCCGCTCTGCACGTCGTCGGTGCCTTCGTCGAACCGGAGCAGCAGCCCACCTGGGTGGCGGCGGCGCTGGCCGAACAGTTGCGTTCGATGGCGACCTGGCTCGGTGTCGGCCGCGTGACGGTGGGCGAGCGCGGCGATCTCGTCGACGTTCTGCGGACCGTGGTCTGA
- a CDS encoding dihydrofolate reductase, which yields MTGADPAAERGAVGLIWAQSTSGVIGRDGVIPWRLPEDLARFKQITLGHTVVMGRRTWESLPASVRPLPARHNVVLSRRPDYRAEGAQVVHTLADALRGDGEIWVIGGAEIYGLALPTATRCEVTEVEIDLRRAEGDALAPVLDESWAGTVGEWLTSSTGLRYRYHHYTRS from the coding sequence ATGACGGGAGCCGACCCGGCCGCCGAGCGCGGCGCGGTGGGGCTGATCTGGGCCCAGTCCACCTCCGGGGTGATCGGACGCGACGGCGTGATCCCGTGGCGGCTGCCCGAGGACCTGGCCCGGTTCAAACAGATCACCCTGGGTCACACCGTGGTGATGGGCCGGCGCACCTGGGAGTCGCTGCCGGCGTCGGTGCGGCCGCTGCCCGCCCGGCACAACGTGGTGCTTTCCCGCCGACCCGACTACCGCGCCGAGGGCGCGCAGGTGGTGCACACCCTGGCCGACGCGCTGCGCGGTGACGGCGAGATCTGGGTGATCGGCGGGGCGGAGATCTACGGTCTGGCGCTGCCGACGGCGACCCGGTGCGAGGTCACCGAGGTCGAGATCGACCTGCGGCGCGCCGAGGGCGACGCGCTGGCGCCGGTGCTCGACGAATCCTGGGCGGGCACCGTGGGGGAGTGGCTCACCAGCAGCACGGGTCTGCGCTACCGGTATCACCACTACACCAGGAGCTGA
- a CDS encoding thymidylate synthase: MPIATPYEDLLRLVLERGTPKSDRTGTGTRSLFGHQMRFDLTAGFPLITTKKVHVKSVIYELLWFLRGDSNVRWLQEHGVTIWDEWADENGDLGPVYGVQWRSWPTPTGEHIDQISRALELLRTDPNSRRIIVSAWNVADLDKMALAPCHALFQFYVADGRLSCQLYQRSADLFLGVPFNIASYALLTHMMAAQAGLGVGEFIWTGGDCHIYENHLEQVRLQLSREPRPYPELVLAHRDSIFDYTYEDIQIRNYDPHPAIKAPVAV; this comes from the coding sequence GTGCCGATCGCCACGCCGTACGAGGATCTGCTGCGCCTGGTGCTCGAACGCGGCACCCCGAAGTCCGACCGCACCGGTACCGGGACCCGCAGCCTGTTCGGCCACCAGATGCGGTTCGACCTCACCGCCGGGTTCCCGCTGATCACCACCAAGAAGGTGCACGTCAAATCGGTGATCTACGAGCTGCTGTGGTTCCTGCGCGGCGACTCGAACGTGCGGTGGCTGCAGGAGCACGGGGTGACGATCTGGGACGAGTGGGCCGACGAGAACGGTGACCTCGGGCCGGTGTACGGCGTGCAGTGGCGGTCCTGGCCCACCCCGACCGGGGAGCACATCGACCAGATCAGCCGGGCGCTGGAGCTGCTGCGTACCGACCCGAACTCGCGCCGGATCATCGTCTCGGCCTGGAACGTCGCCGACCTGGACAAGATGGCGCTGGCGCCGTGCCATGCGCTGTTCCAGTTCTACGTCGCCGACGGGCGGTTGAGCTGCCAGCTGTATCAGCGCAGTGCCGACCTGTTCCTCGGGGTGCCGTTCAACATCGCCAGCTACGCCCTGCTGACCCACATGATGGCCGCCCAGGCCGGGCTCGGGGTGGGGGAGTTCATCTGGACCGGCGGCGACTGCCACATCTACGAGAACCACCTCGAACAGGTCCGGCTGCAGCTGTCGCGCGAGCCCCGTCCGTATCCGGAACTGGTTCTCGCACACCGTGATTCGATCTTCGATTACACCTACGAGGACATCCAGATCCGCAACTACGACCCGCATCCGGCGATCAAGGCGCCGGTTGCGGTATGA
- a CDS encoding alpha/beta fold hydrolase, with the protein MPKIRRISDTITTPDGECRVTLHVPDSDGSFPGVVMYPDAGGARPTFDEMGDKLAGYGYAVLVPDVYYREKDWQPFDMATVFTNPSERERIFAMIAKVTPDFMAADAAAFFDYLAGRPEVRGERFGTTGYCMGGRTSLIVAGRVPERVAAAMSFHGGGLASDDPGSPHLLADRIQAAVYVGAAENDPSFTTEAAETLDKALTAAGVEHTIEWYSAAHGFAVPDNAPYDAAAAERHWQATAAFFGKHLR; encoded by the coding sequence ATGCCCAAGATTCGACGGATCAGCGACACCATCACCACCCCGGACGGCGAATGCCGGGTCACCCTGCACGTCCCCGACAGCGACGGGTCGTTCCCCGGCGTGGTCATGTACCCCGACGCCGGTGGTGCCCGCCCGACGTTCGACGAGATGGGCGACAAGCTGGCCGGTTACGGCTACGCGGTGCTGGTGCCCGATGTGTACTACCGGGAGAAGGACTGGCAGCCGTTCGACATGGCGACGGTGTTCACCAACCCGTCCGAGCGTGAGCGCATCTTCGCGATGATCGCCAAGGTCACCCCGGACTTCATGGCCGCCGACGCCGCGGCGTTCTTCGACTACCTCGCCGGCCGGCCGGAGGTCCGCGGCGAGCGGTTCGGCACCACCGGCTACTGCATGGGTGGGCGCACCTCGCTGATCGTCGCGGGCCGGGTGCCCGAGCGGGTGGCGGCGGCGATGTCGTTCCACGGCGGTGGGCTGGCCTCCGACGACCCGGGCAGCCCGCATCTGCTGGCCGACCGGATTCAGGCCGCTGTCTACGTCGGCGCCGCCGAGAACGACCCGTCGTTCACCACGGAGGCGGCCGAGACCCTGGACAAGGCGCTGACCGCGGCGGGCGTGGAGCACACCATCGAGTGGTACTCGGCCGCGCACGGGTTCGCGGTGCCCGACAACGCGCCGTACGACGCGGCTGCCGCCGAACGGCACTGGCAGGCCACCGCGGCGTTCTTCGGCAAACATCTGCGCTGA
- a CDS encoding HpcH/HpaI aldolase/citrate lyase family protein → MDGQVTRAPSGCSDAGSRIDPVLARSWLLVNGAHYERFAPAVASEADIVVLDIEDSVAPKDKDAARENVARWLAAGNTDWVRINGFGTPWWADDLEMLAGTPVGGVMLAMVESVDHVTETARRLPGARIVALVETARGLERITEIAAAKGTFRLAFGIGDFRRDTGFGESPLTLAYARSRFTIAAKAAHLPSAIDGPTVGTNALKLSEATAVSAEFGMTGKICLTPDQCPTVNAGLSPSQEEIAWAKEFLLEFERDGSEIRNGSDLPRIARATKILELARAYGIEVSEFDDIDDPAHLPAPSDTYHY, encoded by the coding sequence ATGGATGGCCAGGTCACCCGGGCCCCGTCCGGGTGCAGCGACGCCGGGTCGCGCATCGACCCGGTGCTGGCGCGCAGTTGGTTGCTGGTCAACGGCGCCCACTACGAGCGGTTCGCCCCCGCCGTCGCGTCCGAGGCGGACATCGTGGTGCTCGACATCGAGGACTCGGTGGCGCCCAAGGACAAGGACGCGGCGCGCGAGAACGTCGCCCGGTGGCTGGCCGCCGGCAACACCGACTGGGTGCGCATCAACGGCTTCGGAACCCCGTGGTGGGCCGACGACCTGGAGATGCTCGCCGGAACCCCGGTCGGCGGGGTGATGCTGGCCATGGTCGAGTCGGTCGACCACGTCACCGAGACCGCCCGCCGCCTGCCCGGCGCCCGGATCGTCGCGCTGGTGGAGACCGCCCGCGGGCTGGAGCGCATCACCGAGATCGCCGCCGCCAAGGGCACGTTCCGGCTGGCGTTCGGGATCGGTGACTTCCGGCGCGACACCGGGTTCGGGGAGAGCCCGTTGACGCTGGCCTACGCTCGGTCACGGTTCACGATCGCGGCCAAGGCCGCCCACCTGCCCAGCGCCATCGACGGCCCGACCGTCGGCACCAACGCGCTCAAGCTCAGCGAGGCGACCGCGGTGAGCGCCGAGTTCGGGATGACCGGCAAGATCTGCCTGACCCCGGACCAGTGCCCGACGGTCAACGCCGGACTCTCCCCCTCACAGGAGGAAATCGCCTGGGCGAAGGAGTTTCTCCTCGAGTTCGAACGCGACGGCAGCGAGATCCGCAACGGTTCGGACCTGCCGCGGATCGCCCGCGCCACCAAGATCCTGGAACTGGCCCGCGCGTACGGCATCGAGGTCTCGGAGTTCGACGACATCGACGACCCCGCGCACCTGCCGGCGCCGTCGGACACCTACCACTATTAG